A genome region from Lactobacillus sp. ESL0791 includes the following:
- the walK gene encoding cell wall metabolism sensor histidine kinase WalK yields MIKKIKNKLKHSFISINTTLAVVFMLMIIATIEVIGAYFTRQLEQNSIDNFQSSIQVPPIVTNQLTDQLTHDGKRTNYNLNRIVSDYNNGTNTISEIIVVDNKDIIRAVSSLNDKGRIGQRVNNITVKQVTSTGQQATKIINNNGDYMIQVTPLNSGTGSANTVGAIYVRASMQGVFNNLRNISVMFLVTSLVAAVLGAVLSLVVSHAITRPIEEMQGQALSIADGDYSSQVKIYSNDELGKLGQAFNTLSVRIERSQEESESEQRRLDSVLSHMSDGVLATDRHGNVNVVNQMALDFLGTVKSAVLNKPIAEVLGLKESSQDLLSSQKGIVLTLNKNSRDEVILHASFSLIKRVTGFVSGSVCVLHDITEQQKNENSQKQFVSNVSHELRTPLTSMHAYIETLNEGAWKDPNVAPEFLEVTQEETERMIRMINDLLSLSRMDRGVSKIDFEWVNLNDFVTHILDRFDMIVKNDEKQGKKKYTIRRKLSPQALWVEIDTDKMIQVIDNIMNNAIKYSPDGGVITVKLEQEQRSVVLSIADQGLGIPHEDLNKIFDRFYRVDKARSRAQGGTGLGLAIAKEIVTAHHGKIWASSKEGKGSVFYISLPYEPMSEEDDWDEV; encoded by the coding sequence ATGATAAAGAAAATAAAAAATAAGTTAAAGCATTCATTTATTTCGATTAACACCACATTGGCGGTTGTCTTTATGCTGATGATTATTGCCACAATTGAAGTAATTGGTGCGTATTTTACCCGGCAGCTTGAACAAAACAGCATCGATAACTTTCAGTCGTCAATTCAGGTGCCGCCGATCGTCACCAACCAGTTGACCGATCAGTTAACGCACGACGGGAAAAGGACTAACTATAACTTGAATCGAATTGTTAGCGACTATAACAATGGTACTAACACAATCAGTGAGATTATTGTTGTTGACAATAAGGACATCATCCGTGCTGTTTCCAGCCTTAACGACAAGGGCCGGATTGGCCAGCGGGTTAACAATATTACCGTCAAACAGGTGACGTCAACGGGTCAGCAGGCCACCAAGATTATCAATAATAATGGTGATTATATGATTCAGGTGACGCCGCTCAATTCTGGAACCGGGTCTGCCAACACCGTAGGTGCGATTTACGTGCGGGCCTCGATGCAGGGGGTTTTTAATAACCTGCGCAATATTTCTGTGATGTTCCTGGTTACGTCGCTGGTGGCTGCGGTTTTGGGAGCGGTTCTGTCCTTAGTCGTTTCGCACGCCATCACTAGGCCAATTGAGGAGATGCAGGGGCAGGCTCTTAGTATTGCCGACGGCGATTACTCCAGCCAGGTGAAAATTTATTCTAATGACGAGCTGGGGAAATTAGGCCAAGCCTTTAATACCTTGTCGGTACGAATTGAGCGTTCGCAGGAAGAATCCGAAAGTGAACAGAGGCGGTTGGACAGTGTTTTGTCCCACATGAGTGACGGGGTGCTAGCAACCGACCGGCACGGCAATGTCAATGTGGTTAACCAGATGGCCCTAGATTTTTTGGGTACCGTTAAGAGTGCGGTCCTGAATAAGCCGATTGCCGAGGTTTTGGGATTAAAAGAAAGCTCGCAAGATCTGCTTTCCAGTCAAAAAGGGATTGTTTTAACCCTTAATAAGAACAGTCGCGATGAAGTGATTTTGCATGCCAGCTTTTCGCTCATTAAGCGGGTGACCGGCTTTGTTTCCGGTAGTGTTTGTGTTCTGCACGATATTACTGAACAGCAGAAAAATGAGAATTCGCAGAAGCAGTTTGTTTCCAATGTGTCGCACGAATTGCGAACCCCGCTGACTAGTATGCATGCCTACATTGAAACTTTGAACGAGGGGGCGTGGAAGGATCCCAATGTTGCTCCGGAGTTTTTGGAGGTAACCCAGGAGGAAACTGAGCGGATGATCCGCATGATTAATGATCTGCTCAGCCTGTCACGCATGGACCGCGGTGTTTCCAAGATTGACTTTGAATGGGTCAACCTCAATGATTTTGTCACCCATATTTTGGACCGCTTTGACATGATTGTGAAAAATGACGAAAAACAGGGCAAGAAGAAATACACGATCAGGCGCAAATTGAGCCCACAGGCCTTGTGGGTGGAAATCGATACCGATAAAATGATTCAGGTAATCGATAATATTATGAACAATGCTATCAAGTACTCCCCAGATGGCGGCGTGATTACGGTGAAGCTGGAGCAGGAACAGCGGAGTGTGGTGTTGAGCATTGCCGACCAAGGTTTAGGCATTCCGCACGAGGATTTAAATAAAATCTTTGACCGCTTTTACCGGGTTGATAAGGCACGCTCGCGTGCTCAGGGCGGTACCGGCTTGGGTTTAGCGATCGCTAAGGAAATCGTGACCGCTCATCATGGTAAAATTTGGGCCAGCAGCAAGGAAGGCAAAGGGTCGGTCTTTTATATTTCGCTGCCGTATGAGCCAATGAGTGAGGAGGATGACTGGGATGAAGTTTAA
- the mazE gene encoding type II toxin-antitoxin system PemI/MazE family antitoxin: MTVKARIQGNTAVATLPKSLNVKPGTLYNPKINSKGVITFTPTKNALNTIEKLFKDWHGNYQTPDDLKDWDTIKPVD; this comes from the coding sequence ATGACTGTTAAAGCAAGGATTCAAGGCAATACAGCTGTTGCTACTTTACCTAAATCTTTAAATGTTAAACCGGGAACATTGTATAATCCCAAAATAAATTCTAAAGGTGTAATAACTTTTACCCCGACTAAAAATGCTCTGAATACAATTGAAAAACTTTTTAAAGACTGGCATGGTAATTATCAAACACCAGATGATTTAAAGGATTGGGACACTATTAAACCTGTAGATTAA
- a CDS encoding two-component system regulatory protein YycI, giving the protein MDRKRIEWLFLIIFALIDIYLALEILRSPVSLSNADTNTSSATNIRIEMRADGIDLPGKISHKQQSGYYLAAKNRDYLSGKISSLSQVNAHYSKSNNNLTATPKTAVLLNGNSKDILQQIIDFKNDPKNVPYGKKFKYEASMSGNDSYCFVQNSNYGAVYDNGAQLLVTVHNKQIDNYTISYMGPVNSVREPQLIISAWRAVSAMYTDREIGNNSKVMQIKLGYSKLTQVRGNTILLPSWLIWVENKTTKNITLKRVNAFTAQVLQTNNSYDMGND; this is encoded by the coding sequence ATGGATCGAAAACGAATTGAATGGCTTTTCTTAATTATTTTTGCCCTAATTGATATTTATCTGGCACTGGAAATTTTGCGTTCACCAGTCAGCCTGAGCAACGCCGATACTAACACCAGCAGTGCGACAAATATTCGGATTGAGATGCGGGCTGATGGCATTGACTTACCGGGTAAGATTTCCCATAAGCAGCAATCGGGCTACTATTTGGCTGCCAAGAATCGTGACTATCTTTCCGGGAAAATCAGCAGTTTGAGCCAGGTGAATGCCCATTATTCAAAAAGCAATAACAACTTAACCGCTACGCCTAAGACGGCGGTTTTATTAAATGGCAATAGCAAGGACATTCTGCAGCAGATTATTGACTTCAAGAATGATCCCAAGAACGTGCCTTATGGGAAAAAATTTAAGTATGAAGCGAGCATGTCAGGCAATGATAGCTATTGTTTTGTGCAGAATTCTAACTATGGCGCGGTTTACGATAATGGCGCCCAATTGCTTGTTACGGTTCATAACAAGCAAATCGACAATTATACAATTTCCTACATGGGGCCGGTCAATTCCGTGCGCGAGCCGCAGTTGATCATTAGTGCTTGGCGTGCGGTCAGCGCGATGTACACTGATCGGGAGATTGGTAATAATTCCAAGGTAATGCAGATCAAATTGGGTTATTCAAAATTAACGCAGGTACGCGGTAACACAATCTTGCTGCCGAGCTGGCTGATCTGGGTTGAGAATAAGACAACCAAGAATATTACACTGAAGCGGGTTAACGCCTTTACAGCGCAGGTGCTGCAGACGAATAATTCGTATGATATGGGAAACGATTAG
- a CDS encoding MBL fold metallo-hydrolase, which produces MRVSVLASGSSGNTSLLETNEHKILMDAGLSGKKTKKLLEQVGVAITDIDMVFLSHDHTDHSGGLGVLMRRYPQLNAFANSGTWQYLRDTDKIGKIPPDQVNLIEPGQTKTFGDLDVTAFATSHDAAEPQYYVFTSSGKRMAFLTDTGYVSEVVRGTIKDADAYLMEFNYDTMMLRNGPYSWPLKERILSDVGHLSNEEAGQALLDVVSPRTKHIFLAHRSEHNNTKLLAYQTAHQMLVDGDANLDSDVQIISTSAGEPTNLIKI; this is translated from the coding sequence ATGCGGGTTTCGGTGTTGGCAAGCGGATCAAGTGGCAATACCAGTCTGCTTGAGACTAATGAACACAAAATATTAATGGATGCCGGCTTATCCGGTAAAAAAACAAAAAAGCTGTTGGAACAGGTAGGTGTGGCGATCACCGATATTGATATGGTATTTTTAAGTCACGACCATACTGACCACAGCGGCGGGCTTGGTGTTTTGATGCGGCGTTATCCCCAGCTCAATGCCTTTGCCAACAGCGGGACCTGGCAGTATCTGCGTGATACGGATAAGATTGGTAAGATCCCGCCAGACCAGGTCAATCTAATTGAGCCGGGCCAGACCAAAACTTTTGGCGATCTTGACGTCACTGCTTTTGCTACCAGTCATGATGCAGCCGAACCGCAGTACTATGTTTTTACCAGCAGCGGCAAGCGGATGGCTTTTCTAACAGATACTGGCTATGTTTCGGAAGTTGTTCGTGGCACAATTAAGGATGCAGATGCCTATTTGATGGAGTTTAATTACGACACAATGATGCTGCGTAACGGCCCGTATTCTTGGCCGCTGAAGGAACGGATATTGTCGGATGTCGGCCATCTGTCTAATGAGGAAGCGGGGCAGGCTTTGCTTGACGTGGTTTCACCAAGGACCAAGCATATTTTTTTGGCTCACCGCAGCGAGCACAATAACACCAAGCTGCTGGCCTACCAAACGGCCCATCAGATGCTGGTTGATGGGGACGCCAACTTAGACAGTGATGTGCAGATTATCAGCACCAGCGCTGGAGAGCCGACAAACTTAATTAAAATTTAA
- a CDS encoding LysR family transcriptional regulator has protein sequence MKLSELKNLIMVVDEKSFSKAANKLYISQPSLTFSIKQLEKELGKELIKRKRGGRDLTLTPDGKFVYEHAKKIMHEIDLIITFEKGVHEKVKLGIPSIIGANLFPKIVHNIDTNLLKNIDLIETGSAHMKELLITNKVKIAIMGSLRPISKHNSFDSHFIMKDRYVLFVPSNHCLAKRKNVSFSEIKNENFISMGNDYLQYYVLKHLFSSEHIAPSEQNVTISNEFETVNALISNGAGLGIMTTYSLGQSKGIKMVPLKENIYCYFYMIFKKEKYLDSLEKQVKNSLINADLGKKLVTFA, from the coding sequence ATGAAACTTTCTGAGCTTAAAAACTTGATCATGGTTGTGGACGAAAAGAGTTTTTCTAAAGCCGCTAATAAATTATACATTTCGCAGCCATCATTAACTTTTTCAATCAAACAACTAGAAAAAGAATTAGGCAAGGAATTAATTAAACGTAAGCGTGGTGGACGTGATTTAACACTTACTCCAGATGGTAAATTTGTTTACGAACATGCCAAAAAAATTATGCATGAAATTGACTTAATTATTACTTTTGAAAAAGGTGTCCACGAAAAAGTTAAATTAGGTATTCCATCAATCATTGGTGCCAATTTATTTCCTAAAATTGTTCATAACATTGATACCAATCTGCTTAAAAATATTGATTTAATTGAAACCGGTTCTGCTCATATGAAAGAGCTACTAATTACAAACAAAGTAAAAATAGCAATTATGGGATCACTGAGACCTATAAGCAAACATAATAGTTTTGATTCACACTTCATCATGAAAGATAGATACGTATTGTTCGTGCCCTCTAATCATTGCCTAGCTAAACGAAAAAATGTCAGTTTTTCAGAAATTAAGAATGAGAATTTCATTTCAATGGGCAATGATTATCTTCAATATTATGTTCTCAAACATTTATTTAGCAGTGAACACATCGCTCCTTCTGAGCAAAACGTAACTATTTCAAATGAATTTGAAACCGTAAATGCATTGATTTCTAACGGTGCTGGTCTCGGCATCATGACTACTTACTCTCTTGGACAAAGTAAAGGAATAAAAATGGTACCACTAAAAGAAAATATTTATTGTTATTTTTATATGATCTTTAAAAAAGAGAAGTATCTTGACTCATTAGAAAAACAGGTCAAAAATAGCTTAATAAATGCAGATCTTGGTAAAAAGTTAGTCACATTTGCATAA
- a CDS encoding oxaloacetate decarboxylase, whose amino-acid sequence MENEMGKKLKQRLQDPEVLIVPGAYDPLCAKIIEKTGFEAVYMTGYGTSASMLGEPDVGLLTMTEMLTRAQNITAAINIPLIADADTGYGNAVNVIRTVKAYEKAGVAAIQLEDQVAPKKCGHMLGRDVISMDEMVGKIRAAVDARESNNTLIMARTDARTNYGLDEALKRGKAYEKAGADIIFIESVESEEEMRKVTSSFKKPVIANMIEHGRTPIKSRSELQDIGYDLAIFPCASTFVAAKAFEDLMKHLKEEGTTTDYYDHMLTFEQFTDLAGLPKIREQEEEYKTGRKAKY is encoded by the coding sequence ATGGAAAATGAAATGGGTAAGAAATTAAAGCAACGTTTACAAGACCCTGAGGTTTTAATAGTACCTGGTGCTTATGATCCCTTATGTGCAAAAATAATTGAAAAAACAGGATTTGAAGCAGTTTATATGACCGGTTACGGAACGTCTGCCAGTATGCTTGGCGAACCTGATGTTGGCTTGTTAACCATGACAGAAATGCTAACAAGAGCACAAAACATTACCGCCGCTATCAATATCCCCTTAATCGCAGATGCTGATACTGGTTACGGAAACGCCGTTAATGTTATTAGAACTGTCAAGGCTTATGAAAAAGCAGGCGTTGCCGCAATTCAACTTGAAGATCAAGTTGCACCCAAGAAATGTGGTCATATGCTAGGTCGTGACGTAATTTCAATGGACGAAATGGTAGGAAAAATCCGTGCAGCAGTTGATGCTAGAGAAAGCAACAATACTTTAATCATGGCAAGAACAGACGCGCGAACTAATTACGGTCTTGATGAAGCATTGAAACGTGGTAAAGCTTATGAAAAAGCAGGCGCAGACATCATATTTATTGAGTCCGTCGAATCAGAAGAAGAGATGCGAAAAGTAACTTCTAGCTTTAAGAAACCGGTTATTGCTAACATGATTGAACATGGAAGAACACCAATCAAATCACGGAGTGAACTACAGGACATTGGCTATGACTTGGCTATATTCCCATGTGCTTCAACTTTTGTTGCTGCTAAGGCATTTGAAGATTTAATGAAACATCTAAAAGAAGAAGGAACTACAACCGACTATTACGATCATATGCTAACCTTTGAACAATTCACAGATCTAGCAGGTTTGCCAAAAATCAGAGAACAAGAGGAAGAATATAAAACTGGAAGAAAAGCTAAGTACTAA
- the yycF gene encoding response regulator YycF → MPKKILVVDDEKPISDIIKFNLTKEGFDVDTAYDGEEAVKKVDEYNPDLMILDLMLPKKDGLEVAREVRQTHDMPIIMVTAKDTEIDKVLGLEMGADDYVTKPFSNRELVARVKANLRRRDIVKKVEETNQEQMNKNITIGNLVIMPDAYIVEKNGKKIELTHREFELLYYLAQHMGQVMTREHLLQTVWGYDYFGDVRTVDVTVHRLREKIEDNPVQAKILLTRRGVGYYVKQPNEE, encoded by the coding sequence ATGCCAAAAAAAATCCTTGTCGTTGATGACGAGAAACCGATATCTGATATTATTAAATTTAATTTGACGAAAGAGGGCTTCGACGTTGACACTGCCTATGACGGTGAAGAAGCCGTAAAAAAAGTAGACGAGTATAATCCTGATCTGATGATTCTAGATCTGATGTTGCCGAAAAAAGATGGTCTGGAGGTCGCCCGTGAGGTACGGCAGACCCACGATATGCCAATCATCATGGTAACTGCAAAAGACACAGAAATTGATAAGGTTTTGGGCTTGGAAATGGGTGCCGATGACTACGTTACTAAGCCTTTCTCTAACCGTGAACTTGTCGCGCGTGTGAAAGCAAATTTGCGTCGCCGCGATATTGTTAAAAAGGTAGAGGAAACCAATCAGGAACAAATGAATAAAAATATTACAATTGGTAACTTAGTGATCATGCCGGATGCTTATATAGTAGAAAAAAATGGTAAAAAGATTGAATTAACCCACCGTGAATTTGAGCTTCTTTATTATTTGGCCCAGCATATGGGGCAGGTGATGACTAGGGAGCATTTGCTGCAGACCGTTTGGGGTTATGACTACTTTGGTGATGTTCGCACGGTCGACGTAACGGTGCACCGGTTGCGGGAGAAGATTGAAGATAATCCTGTTCAGGCGAAAATTTTGTTGACGCGGCGTGGTGTTGGCTATTACGTAAAGCAGCCGAACGAAGAATAA
- a CDS encoding SdpI family protein: MMMKNVSYKRTLLITSLLTLLPLVVGLLLWQKLPQTIATHFSMNDQANGWFSKPVAVVVPPCVLLLLQLFIFWCAKHSSQKNNSNFRIFNVTLWIIPLTSLVVNFYIYAIALGYHMSGALISSLLVGFVFIWVGNYLPKVKPNSATGFRLSWILNDKNNWQKTHRLAGWLFVIGGFVLLITSFMRIAWIILAVVLVIVLVPTIYSYWLAHKK; this comes from the coding sequence ATGATGATGAAAAATGTTAGTTATAAAAGAACGTTGCTAATTACAAGTTTGTTAACACTGCTGCCGTTAGTGGTGGGATTATTATTATGGCAGAAACTGCCGCAGACGATCGCGACACACTTTAGTATGAATGATCAAGCTAATGGTTGGTTTAGTAAGCCTGTGGCTGTCGTGGTACCACCATGTGTCTTGCTTTTATTGCAGTTATTTATTTTCTGGTGTGCGAAACACAGTAGCCAAAAAAATAACTCTAATTTTAGAATTTTTAACGTTACATTATGGATTATTCCGTTGACGTCACTTGTAGTGAACTTTTATATTTATGCCATTGCATTGGGCTATCATATGTCGGGTGCGCTTATTTCAAGTTTACTGGTCGGCTTTGTTTTTATTTGGGTCGGTAATTATTTACCCAAAGTTAAGCCCAACAGTGCCACAGGCTTTAGGCTATCGTGGATTTTAAATGATAAAAATAATTGGCAGAAAACGCATCGGTTAGCAGGCTGGCTCTTTGTCATTGGCGGTTTTGTTTTGCTCATAACATCATTCATGCGTATAGCTTGGATAATTTTAGCAGTTGTTCTTGTGATCGTTCTTGTGCCAACAATTTACTCTTATTGGTTGGCACATAAAAAATAA
- a CDS encoding AEC family transporter — protein MAIFFSSISSVISILLMITAGYFCQAKGWLSKHFSNSISNLLMNMALPISIFVSMVNDLNPKALSKLSVGLFYSILSTFVTLIIAWLIVKLAKVKKGRRGIAIMVITAPNTLFIGVPINLSLFGETSIPYVLVYYVVHIFLIWTIGVYLIAIDDPTNTNTKVKFDWHNLLPAPVWGLIVAIPFVFIPALGNLLKSWTCITVTLKDISNLVTPLALIYIGIMLKKFGIKHMTIDKDVLISYLGRFILVPLVTVLLLLWGNKYFYNIGKVFTQTLILQAALPALAVVPILADRYHCDVKFATNLVVSTSILFIIVVPIVMLLINI, from the coding sequence TTGGCAATATTTTTTTCATCTATTTCAAGCGTTATTTCAATTTTACTAATGATTACAGCGGGATATTTCTGCCAAGCAAAGGGGTGGTTAAGTAAGCACTTTTCAAATTCAATTTCAAATTTATTAATGAATATGGCTTTGCCAATTTCAATTTTTGTTTCAATGGTAAATGATCTTAATCCTAAAGCACTATCTAAATTATCAGTTGGGTTATTCTATTCAATTTTATCTACTTTTGTTACATTAATTATCGCTTGGCTAATCGTTAAACTTGCTAAAGTTAAAAAAGGCAGGCGCGGCATTGCTATAATGGTTATTACGGCACCAAATACATTATTCATCGGTGTGCCGATCAATCTCTCACTCTTTGGAGAAACTTCAATTCCTTATGTGTTGGTCTATTATGTAGTTCACATTTTCTTAATTTGGACAATTGGCGTTTATCTAATTGCAATTGATGATCCTACAAATACGAATACTAAGGTTAAATTTGATTGGCATAACTTACTACCAGCACCGGTTTGGGGATTAATAGTGGCGATTCCATTTGTGTTTATCCCGGCACTCGGTAATCTGCTTAAAAGTTGGACCTGCATTACGGTTACCCTCAAAGATATTAGCAATTTGGTTACACCGCTTGCTCTGATTTATATCGGCATTATGCTTAAAAAGTTTGGCATTAAACATATGACCATTGATAAGGATGTATTAATTTCATATTTGGGCCGGTTTATCTTAGTGCCATTAGTTACGGTTTTGTTGTTACTGTGGGGCAATAAATATTTTTATAATATTGGTAAAGTTTTTACGCAAACTTTAATTCTGCAAGCTGCATTACCAGCATTGGCAGTTGTGCCAATATTAGCTGATAGATATCATTGTGACGTTAAATTCGCTACCAACCTAGTAGTATCAACTTCTATTTTGTTTATTATTGTTGTTCCAATAGTTATGTTATTAATTAATATTTAA
- a CDS encoding MetQ/NlpA family ABC transporter substrate-binding protein, translating to MNKKTRNIIIGIVVAVVVVIAAWFGFGPGLGKKQANKVVTVGVVGEGKPEVAIWNQAIKTAKDKYGVTIKIKNFTDYNQPNNALKNGDIDLNSFQHYAFLAAWNKANHGDLVAIGKTSINPIRLYSKKYHKLSDIPEGATIAVPNDASNESRALYLLKNAKLISLRPKTKLAIVADIVKNPRHLKIKEVGGEQCARVITSVAAAVVNNTFALPAGLGDKETLFVEPTNQDSRQWINIICARKSQAKNPAYQAVVKSYQTAATKKLYKKYYGNRQIAAWDFTPKNNPKSSK from the coding sequence ATGAATAAAAAAACTAGAAACATCATCATTGGAATTGTCGTTGCTGTTGTTGTCGTTATTGCTGCTTGGTTTGGCTTCGGCCCTGGCCTTGGCAAAAAGCAGGCAAATAAGGTCGTAACCGTCGGCGTAGTTGGGGAAGGCAAGCCGGAAGTGGCAATTTGGAATCAGGCGATTAAAACCGCCAAGGATAAGTATGGTGTAACAATCAAGATTAAAAACTTTACTGATTATAATCAGCCTAATAATGCCCTAAAAAATGGCGATATTGACCTCAATTCCTTCCAGCATTACGCTTTCCTTGCTGCCTGGAACAAAGCTAATCACGGTGATTTAGTAGCTATTGGTAAAACTTCAATCAACCCGATTAGACTATATTCAAAAAAATATCATAAATTAAGCGACATTCCGGAAGGAGCAACGATTGCTGTTCCTAACGACGCATCCAATGAATCACGCGCCCTTTACTTGTTAAAAAACGCTAAATTGATTAGCTTACGGCCGAAGACCAAATTGGCAATTGTTGCGGATATTGTTAAAAATCCGCGCCATTTAAAGATCAAAGAAGTGGGCGGGGAGCAATGCGCCCGGGTAATTACTTCCGTTGCTGCTGCCGTTGTCAACAACACTTTTGCATTACCAGCTGGCTTGGGCGACAAGGAAACCCTGTTTGTTGAGCCAACTAATCAGGACTCAAGACAGTGGATTAACATCATCTGTGCCAGAAAATCACAGGCAAAGAATCCGGCTTATCAGGCAGTGGTTAAGTCTTACCAAACTGCAGCAACCAAGAAATTATATAAGAAATATTACGGTAACCGGCAGATAGCAGCGTGGGATTTTACACCTAAAAATAACCCAAAAAGCAGTAAGTAA
- a CDS encoding amidohydrolase family protein, with the protein MSKTVFTNFNLFDGADNKITANSYLLVDDETGKITKVGSGTVPKAEQTVDLKGKYVMPGLMNCHTHIVNDPLTPDGDPQAGVVESTLRAVQHLHDLLKSGVTYIRECGSTYEIDIALTELIKKGKLTNVPEILPSGHPFSMTGGHGDEANFGRLVDSPDEMRKGVREEIRAGARAIKLMATGGVMTENDALDQPQLSTAEMRVAVEEAHHKGFPVAAHAEGSAGILNAIKAGVDSIEHGFYVNDEEIALMLKQGTYLTPTIVGAWAFIEYAPGKIPEWEMAKISAAWKDLRGNITKAKNAGVPITLGTDAGTPFNDFTMTPQELPLLVEQGFTNFEALETSWNCAKLMRIDDEYGTLTTGKYADFLVLDKNPLEDISAVVQKDKAVYKKGHRAY; encoded by the coding sequence ATGAGTAAAACAGTTTTCACCAATTTTAATTTATTTGACGGTGCCGATAATAAAATTACGGCAAACAGCTACCTGCTGGTTGACGATGAAACCGGTAAAATTACCAAAGTCGGCTCCGGCACGGTGCCTAAAGCAGAGCAAACGGTTGATTTAAAAGGTAAATACGTCATGCCAGGCTTGATGAACTGTCACACACACATTGTCAATGACCCGCTGACCCCTGATGGTGATCCTCAGGCAGGTGTGGTTGAATCTACGCTGCGGGCAGTTCAGCACCTGCATGACCTATTAAAATCCGGCGTAACCTACATTCGTGAATGTGGCAGCACTTATGAAATTGACATTGCTTTAACCGAGCTGATCAAGAAAGGCAAATTAACTAATGTCCCAGAAATTCTGCCTTCTGGACATCCCTTCTCAATGACCGGTGGACACGGCGATGAAGCTAATTTTGGCCGCTTAGTTGATTCCCCTGATGAGATGCGTAAAGGTGTACGTGAAGAAATTAGGGCAGGTGCCAGAGCAATCAAGCTAATGGCAACCGGCGGCGTGATGACCGAAAATGATGCACTGGATCAGCCGCAGCTGAGTACGGCCGAAATGCGCGTTGCTGTTGAGGAAGCACACCATAAAGGCTTTCCGGTTGCGGCCCACGCCGAAGGCAGTGCCGGAATTTTAAACGCAATCAAAGCCGGAGTTGACAGCATTGAACATGGCTTCTATGTCAACGACGAAGAAATTGCGTTGATGCTGAAGCAGGGAACCTACCTGACACCAACTATCGTTGGCGCGTGGGCATTTATCGAATATGCTCCCGGTAAAATTCCCGAATGGGAAATGGCCAAAATTTCTGCAGCATGGAAAGATTTACGCGGTAACATCACAAAGGCTAAAAATGCCGGTGTGCCAATCACCTTGGGGACCGATGCGGGGACACCCTTTAATGACTTCACAATGACACCGCAAGAGCTGCCATTGTTAGTTGAACAAGGTTTTACTAACTTTGAAGCACTGGAAACCAGCTGGAATTGCGCTAAGTTAATGCGAATTGACGATGAATACGGAACTTTGACTACTGGTAAATACGCTGATTTCCTGGTTTTGGATAAAAATCCACTGGAGGACATCTCAGCGGTAGTACAAAAAGATAAGGCCGTTTATAAAAAGGGCCACCGTGCATACTAA